A window of the Nibribacter ruber genome harbors these coding sequences:
- a CDS encoding PAS domain-containing sensor histidine kinase, protein MTDANTYLFLHQLAQKSNKLIFCFDAATGSFLYLNSSFETTWSLTSQQIQARPGQLLDSVHPEDLDFLEREFERLLSGETIDEVDFRILLPNQIEKCLHLSAVLLPGDGQQQLVAGIAEDVTSQRDNIRNLQKFAAKKNSILEILAHDLAGPLASIQSLSGSLSESFKGKAKEEDAHMAQLIYKTSVRSIQMIRDFVKQEFLESSNAGMMKVRLNLAEKIQEVVEQYQEGERNIKKYFSYSCASPQVYISLDQNKFMQVINNLISNSIKFSKDDAHIDITLSEQEDRVLVEVKDDGIGIPEEYHEELFDKFTRARRNGLKGEPSVGLGMSLIKTIVEWHGGRIWFTSQENAGTTFFIELPKE, encoded by the coding sequence ATGACTGACGCGAATACCTATTTATTTCTGCATCAACTGGCCCAGAAAAGCAACAAGCTCATTTTTTGCTTTGACGCTGCCACGGGCTCTTTCCTCTACTTAAACAGTAGCTTTGAAACAACCTGGAGCCTGACCAGCCAACAGATTCAGGCGCGCCCAGGCCAGTTGCTGGATTCAGTGCACCCCGAGGATTTGGATTTTCTGGAACGAGAATTTGAAAGGCTGCTCAGCGGGGAAACGATAGACGAAGTAGATTTCAGAATATTGCTGCCCAATCAAATTGAAAAGTGCCTGCATCTTTCAGCGGTTTTGTTGCCGGGAGACGGGCAACAGCAACTGGTAGCCGGCATTGCCGAAGATGTGACCAGCCAAAGAGACAACATCAGGAATCTGCAGAAGTTTGCCGCCAAGAAGAACTCCATTCTGGAGATTCTGGCCCATGACCTTGCCGGTCCGCTGGCCAGCATCCAGTCCCTGTCCGGCTCCCTTTCAGAGTCGTTCAAGGGCAAGGCCAAAGAAGAAGACGCGCACATGGCCCAGCTAATCTACAAGACCAGCGTGAGAAGCATTCAGATGATCCGCGACTTTGTGAAGCAGGAGTTTCTGGAATCTTCCAACGCCGGCATGATGAAGGTGCGCCTGAACTTAGCAGAGAAAATTCAAGAGGTGGTAGAGCAGTACCAGGAAGGTGAGCGGAACATCAAAAAGTACTTCAGCTATTCCTGTGCCTCGCCGCAGGTGTATATCTCGCTGGACCAAAACAAGTTCATGCAAGTCATCAACAACCTTATCTCTAATTCCATCAAGTTCAGCAAAGACGATGCCCATATTGACATCACCTTGTCAGAACAAGAAGACCGGGTTTTGGTAGAAGTAAAGGATGATGGCATTGGCATTCCGGAAGAGTACCACGAGGAGCTGTTTGACAAATTCACCAGGGCCCGCCGCAACGGCCTCAAAGGCGAACCGTCCGTGGGTCTGGGCATGTCCCTCATTAAAACCATTGTAGAGTGGCACGGCGGTCGTATCTGGTTCACCAGCCAGGAAAACGCAGGAACTACTTTCTTCATTGAGCTACCCAAAGAATAA
- a CDS encoding MBG domain-containing protein, with translation MTNESNLPISPIIYPAISIFSRPLAPSVSVQPLCSAVATVSSLPTGNGTFKWYVGSSGGSALGANTSLTTGNYYVSQTSAEGCESPRTVVAVTINPTPNAPIIEAQNFLTIDNATVGSLPGGNGSYKWYATETSTSALDNSTVLSSGTYYVAETTSSCESRRTPVEVSIKKAQPVISWAAAGTIAYGTTLLGKLNAKASFNGTLVEGTFVYKHEDIVLTNSTLLNASATAYPLTVEFTPSNTTNFKTASGTNSIVVNKATASVTLDNLNQTFTGAALAASATTSAAGTSSFSFSYTKGGAPVLPSEVVNAGTYGVTATLVNGNYEGSATGTFVIKPKPVVITPTAGQKKEYGQADPAFTFTNDGGLLEDAFSGKLSRDAGETVKSDFYAFSLDTLSAGGNYDLRLATGSTFAITPKPITLTADALAKKYGDEDPILTYKVTAGEVINQDKFSGRLTRAAGVNVGEYAISSTLANENYSITFVSNTFEIQPKEITASITAEDKVYDGTKAATVSGTAKGVGGVDIAVTTQEAEFSDANVGNGKMATAKVAISDGNYVLSATSATTLASITARPFTVVVANLEKVYGTPNPTLMGTVEGGVSEDDITVTYSTLATLTSNVKAGGYPIIATINASESVLRNYRVTNTPGVLTITQAPATITLSDLSLKYNGAPQEVTVLTSPVGLSVNVTYNGSATIPMDAAIYKVEASITDPNYAALPAEEMLTIGTAALTVTVAPKSKVYGSENPELTGNLSGVLGKDNIAVAYATTAEKMSAVTTSGYEITATLLDPDSRLKNYEVSITPSILTITKAEAAIAVEGFEGEYDSKPHGATGKAIGVMKEELEGLNLGDSFTNAPGGTANWTFSNPNYTDQSGAVNITIRKAPVTLAFGTLEYVYDGAEKKATASAYQNSASIELKGITVTGKGTNAGRYAVNASLENTNYVASAINGELVITPAASFVSMNDVSATYDGKEHAAAANATGAGALNTSEGILYSYEGASPMAYGPTKTPPINAGVYTVTATYPGDDNHSGSNATATITIQKAIATLTLADLSHVYDGLLKTASASTAPVGLAGVSVTGSGTDAGTYQVTASLDNPNYTAVSVTKDMVIDQAEASITIQPYVGVYDGNAHTASGVVTGVGSTDLTANLSFATSFTNAPGGVTTWKFAGGTNYKDASGSTNVTITKAAASISVNGVTVVYDGQAHGAFGTAAGVKGESLKELLLLGDTFKNTPGGTANWSFTGNDNYEPAKGSVMITISPRAASVKVATLSKTYGEQDPLLTGEVSGFIAADQVQIAYSRKAGETVADGPYAITASLSPVAALGNYSITNIPADLTITAKAITITADAKKKLVGTIDPALTYTITAGALVGTDAFSGALVRSVGEGKGTYAIGQGTLALNSNYALTYQGATLTIYAVPTVNLIASNPLAINSTSTVSATLGPDVFAPKWVVTSPAGTSASSSSMVEALNSLSITSSAVGVYTVTMLFEDGLGGKYTSAPVYAVFFDPSAGFVTGGGWVNSPIGQNFPYMQVEGKANFGFVSKYEKGAKVPTGNTEFQFQAAGMNFKSSVYEWLTVAGTRAQYKGSGTINGTGNYGFMLTAVDGDLGTTKSPDLFRIKIWDKVSNVVVYDNQLGASDDPSALSGSNGTTIGGGSIVIHDVVKGNVKPSSVVAQVDQPSGKGKFISYPNPFTEKVTFEFSFAQDEEYSLQVYSMSGTLVKNVTSGKAQANTPVQVQWGDNTVNVGVYLVRLVTSSGTQTLRVVRK, from the coding sequence CTGACTAATGAAAGTAATTTACCTATAAGCCCTATTATATATCCTGCAATCAGCATTTTTTCAAGGCCCTTAGCACCTAGTGTAAGTGTTCAACCTTTATGTAGTGCTGTAGCAACTGTATCGTCCTTACCTACAGGAAATGGTACATTTAAATGGTATGTCGGTTCATCTGGAGGGAGTGCACTTGGTGCAAATACTTCACTCACAACTGGCAATTATTACGTTAGCCAGACATCTGCAGAAGGTTGTGAAAGCCCAAGAACGGTGGTGGCAGTCACAATTAACCCTACCCCCAATGCCCCAATTATAGAAGCACAAAACTTTTTAACTATTGACAATGCCACGGTAGGCTCACTTCCCGGTGGCAATGGAAGTTATAAATGGTATGCTACAGAAACATCTACTTCTGCTTTAGATAATTCTACCGTCCTTAGTAGTGGAACATATTATGTAGCGGAAACAACTTCTAGCTGTGAAAGCCGACGCACCCCTGTAGAGGTGTCTATTAAGAAAGCACAACCAGTAATTTCTTGGGCCGCTGCCGGTACCATCGCTTATGGCACCACCTTACTAGGAAAGCTTAATGCCAAAGCTTCCTTTAATGGTACTCTAGTTGAAGGTACCTTTGTTTACAAACATGAGGATATAGTACTCACAAATTCTACCCTTTTAAACGCCTCTGCTACGGCTTACCCCTTGACGGTAGAATTTACTCCAAGCAATACAACTAACTTTAAAACTGCTTCAGGTACAAATTCCATTGTAGTCAATAAAGCCACCGCCTCCGTAACTTTAGATAATTTAAATCAAACATTTACCGGAGCAGCACTGGCCGCTTCAGCTACTACTTCGGCCGCGGGGACTAGCTCATTTTCCTTTTCCTATACCAAAGGGGGAGCACCTGTGCTGCCGTCAGAGGTTGTCAATGCGGGTACGTATGGCGTGACAGCAACCTTGGTGAATGGCAATTATGAAGGTTCCGCTACTGGTACATTTGTTATCAAGCCTAAGCCAGTAGTCATTACACCCACGGCAGGTCAGAAGAAAGAATATGGACAAGCTGATCCTGCATTTACCTTTACCAATGATGGTGGGCTGCTGGAGGATGCTTTCTCAGGAAAGTTGAGCCGTGATGCCGGAGAAACAGTGAAAAGCGATTTCTATGCCTTCTCATTGGATACGCTTTCAGCGGGCGGTAATTATGACTTACGCCTGGCCACTGGTTCTACTTTTGCTATCACTCCCAAACCCATCACCTTAACAGCAGATGCCCTTGCCAAAAAGTATGGCGACGAAGATCCAATTCTCACCTATAAAGTGACGGCGGGTGAAGTAATCAATCAGGATAAATTCTCTGGAAGGCTTACGCGTGCTGCTGGTGTAAATGTGGGTGAGTATGCCATTAGTAGTACTTTGGCCAATGAAAACTACAGCATCACATTCGTCTCCAATACTTTTGAAATTCAGCCAAAAGAAATTACAGCTTCTATAACGGCAGAAGACAAAGTGTATGATGGTACCAAAGCAGCCACCGTTTCAGGTACTGCGAAAGGAGTTGGGGGAGTTGATATTGCCGTTACTACCCAAGAGGCAGAGTTCTCAGATGCTAATGTAGGTAATGGCAAAATGGCGACAGCCAAGGTTGCCATCTCAGATGGTAACTATGTCCTTTCCGCTACTTCAGCAACTACCTTGGCCTCCATCACCGCCAGACCATTCACGGTGGTGGTCGCTAACCTGGAAAAGGTGTATGGTACGCCTAATCCAACCCTCATGGGAACAGTAGAAGGGGGCGTTTCAGAAGACGATATTACGGTTACCTATAGCACGCTGGCCACGCTAACAAGCAATGTGAAGGCCGGTGGTTATCCCATCATAGCCACAATAAATGCTTCGGAATCAGTTTTACGAAACTATAGGGTAACCAATACGCCTGGGGTGCTTACCATTACGCAAGCTCCTGCTACTATCACCCTAAGCGACTTGTCCTTGAAATACAACGGCGCTCCTCAGGAAGTAACGGTTCTCACGTCTCCAGTTGGGCTTTCTGTGAACGTCACTTATAACGGGTCTGCCACTATTCCAATGGATGCGGCTATTTACAAGGTAGAAGCCTCTATCACGGACCCTAATTATGCAGCTCTTCCTGCCGAGGAAATGTTAACCATAGGGACGGCCGCCTTGACGGTTACCGTTGCGCCAAAGTCAAAGGTGTATGGCTCAGAGAACCCAGAATTGACTGGCAATCTTTCGGGAGTATTAGGCAAAGACAACATCGCCGTGGCCTATGCTACCACCGCCGAGAAAATGAGTGCCGTAACTACCAGTGGCTATGAAATCACCGCCACTCTCCTGGACCCAGATTCAAGGCTCAAGAATTATGAGGTATCTATTACCCCGTCCATTCTAACCATCACCAAAGCAGAAGCGGCCATTGCCGTGGAAGGGTTTGAAGGAGAGTATGACAGCAAGCCTCATGGCGCTACGGGCAAGGCAATTGGGGTTATGAAAGAAGAGCTTGAGGGGTTGAATTTAGGGGATAGTTTCACCAATGCACCGGGAGGAACTGCCAACTGGACCTTTAGCAATCCTAATTACACAGACCAATCCGGGGCAGTGAATATAACCATCCGGAAAGCTCCTGTGACTTTGGCGTTTGGCACGTTAGAGTATGTGTATGACGGTGCAGAAAAGAAAGCTACTGCTTCGGCTTATCAAAATTCAGCTAGTATAGAGCTAAAAGGAATTACGGTAACGGGTAAAGGAACCAATGCCGGCAGATATGCGGTAAATGCCAGCTTGGAAAATACCAATTATGTAGCCTCGGCTATTAACGGAGAATTAGTGATTACACCTGCCGCGTCTTTTGTCAGCATGAATGATGTATCTGCCACATATGATGGCAAGGAGCACGCAGCAGCTGCCAATGCCACAGGAGCAGGTGCGCTAAACACATCTGAAGGGATTCTATACAGCTATGAAGGAGCCAGCCCTATGGCGTATGGCCCTACAAAAACTCCACCTATCAACGCGGGAGTATATACCGTCACAGCTACTTATCCGGGAGATGACAACCACTCTGGAAGTAATGCTACTGCTACCATCACCATTCAAAAAGCGATTGCAACCTTAACACTGGCAGACTTGAGCCACGTGTATGATGGCCTATTGAAAACTGCTTCTGCCAGTACAGCACCAGTTGGGTTAGCCGGAGTAAGCGTTACTGGCTCTGGAACAGACGCTGGTACTTATCAGGTTACGGCAAGTTTAGACAATCCCAATTATACAGCCGTTTCTGTCACAAAGGATATGGTAATAGATCAGGCAGAAGCTAGCATCACCATACAACCTTACGTTGGCGTTTATGATGGCAATGCGCATACTGCTTCTGGGGTAGTAACCGGAGTTGGCAGCACAGACCTCACTGCCAACCTTAGCTTTGCCACTTCCTTTACGAACGCTCCAGGAGGAGTCACCACCTGGAAATTTGCGGGCGGGACCAATTACAAAGATGCGAGTGGCTCTACCAATGTGACTATTACCAAGGCTGCAGCCTCCATCTCTGTGAATGGCGTAACCGTGGTGTATGACGGTCAAGCCCATGGCGCTTTTGGCACCGCGGCCGGCGTGAAGGGGGAAAGCTTGAAAGAGTTGCTGCTACTGGGTGATACCTTTAAAAACACCCCGGGTGGTACGGCCAACTGGAGCTTTACCGGCAATGATAATTATGAGCCGGCCAAAGGGTCTGTCATGATCACTATCTCGCCTAGAGCTGCTTCAGTAAAAGTGGCCACCTTGTCAAAAACCTACGGTGAGCAAGACCCCCTACTGACCGGCGAAGTGTCTGGCTTCATAGCCGCAGATCAGGTGCAGATAGCCTATAGCCGCAAGGCCGGCGAAACCGTGGCAGATGGTCCCTACGCCATTACGGCCAGCCTGAGTCCGGTGGCAGCTCTGGGAAACTATTCCATCACCAATATTCCAGCTGACCTTACCATCACTGCCAAAGCAATCACCATCACCGCAGATGCTAAGAAAAAATTAGTGGGCACGATTGATCCTGCACTCACCTATACCATAACTGCTGGAGCCTTGGTGGGTACAGACGCTTTCTCGGGGGCATTGGTAAGATCTGTGGGCGAAGGCAAAGGCACGTATGCCATAGGACAGGGCACTCTAGCCCTAAACAGCAATTATGCCTTAACGTACCAGGGAGCAACGCTTACTATTTATGCAGTGCCAACGGTGAACCTGATAGCGTCAAATCCATTGGCCATCAACAGCACCTCCACGGTATCTGCCACGTTAGGGCCAGACGTCTTTGCTCCTAAATGGGTAGTGACTAGTCCTGCGGGTACCAGTGCTTCTTCAAGTTCCATGGTGGAAGCCTTGAATAGCCTGAGCATCACTAGTTCTGCCGTGGGTGTGTACACAGTGACCATGCTGTTTGAAGACGGGCTAGGGGGCAAGTACACCTCGGCGCCAGTGTATGCGGTGTTCTTTGATCCTAGCGCTGGATTTGTAACCGGCGGTGGCTGGGTTAACTCGCCCATTGGACAAAACTTCCCATATATGCAGGTAGAAGGAAAAGCCAACTTCGGATTTGTGAGCAAGTATGAGAAAGGTGCCAAAGTGCCAACGGGTAATACCGAGTTCCAATTCCAGGCAGCCGGCATGAACTTCAAGAGTTCTGTGTATGAGTGGCTGACCGTGGCAGGCACCAGAGCTCAGTACAAAGGTTCTGGAACCATTAACGGCACCGGTAATTATGGCTTCATGCTAACAGCCGTAGACGGGGACCTGGGCACCACCAAATCGCCAGACTTGTTCAGGATAAAAATCTGGGATAAAGTAAGCAACGTAGTCGTGTATGACAACCAACTTGGCGCAAGCGATGATCCTTCTGCCTTGTCAGGAAGCAACGGAACAACCATTGGCGGCGGCTCCATTGTCATTCATGACGTGGTGAAAGGCAACGTGAAACCTAGCAGCGTAGTAGCCCAGGTGGACCAGCCTTCTGGTAAAGGCAAGTTCATCAGTTACCCTAATCCGTTCACAGAAAAGGTGACCTTTGAGTTTAGCTTTGCCCAGGATGAGGAGTACAGCCTGCAAGTGTACAGCATGAGTGGCACGTTGGTGAAAAATGTGACTTCGGGCAAAGCCCAGGCCAACACGCCAGTGCAAGTGCAATGGGGTGACAACACCGTGAACGTGGGCGTATACCTTGTAAGATTGGTGACGTCTAGCGGTACCCAAACCTTGCGGGTAGTGCGCAAATAA
- a CDS encoding vWA domain-containing protein gives MTWYLPFTLLELMLCLLFLVLYGGYLYRIKRLAHQFAQQANTLWIKAALRTLYGALIMVALLGPSFGAMTKEIRTNGKDVLLAVDLSQSMKAADVSPSRLEKVKLELSSFIQQANSDRIGLMGFSSSAFIISPFTYDNSALELFIQSLKTNQAPPDAAQLAPVLNLTLQKFQDLESNRDKERTKILVIFSDGETFGENLQLLAQQMKNKGIHVFCVGVGTTVGAKIPEGRGYKKDKDGQTVITRLESDPLRLLAKTTQGDYFEMSQSTNELPRLVRAVNAVQSEVRQTKVIEVTANKYFYPLLAALLLIVLDVLWTLQVLRI, from the coding sequence ATGACCTGGTACCTGCCGTTTACATTATTAGAGCTGATGCTGTGCCTGCTATTTCTGGTACTGTATGGCGGCTATTTGTACAGAATTAAACGGCTGGCCCACCAGTTCGCCCAGCAGGCCAACACGCTTTGGATTAAAGCCGCCCTGCGCACCCTATATGGCGCCCTAATCATGGTGGCCTTGCTGGGCCCCTCCTTCGGGGCTATGACCAAAGAGATAAGAACAAACGGCAAGGACGTTTTGCTGGCCGTGGACTTGTCTCAGTCCATGAAGGCCGCCGACGTGTCCCCGTCTCGGTTGGAAAAAGTGAAACTGGAATTATCTTCCTTTATTCAACAGGCCAACTCAGACAGGATTGGTCTTATGGGCTTCTCTTCCAGTGCCTTTATCATCAGTCCGTTCACGTATGACAACAGTGCGCTGGAGCTGTTTATCCAGTCTTTGAAAACCAACCAAGCACCGCCAGATGCTGCCCAACTGGCACCCGTCTTGAACTTGACCCTGCAAAAATTCCAGGACCTGGAAAGCAACCGTGACAAAGAAAGAACCAAGATTCTGGTCATTTTCTCAGACGGCGAAACGTTTGGCGAGAACCTACAACTGCTAGCGCAGCAAATGAAGAACAAAGGCATTCACGTATTCTGCGTGGGGGTGGGCACTACCGTTGGGGCGAAAATCCCAGAGGGACGTGGTTATAAAAAAGACAAGGACGGCCAGACCGTCATTACCCGCCTAGAGTCTGACCCTTTGCGGCTGCTGGCCAAAACCACCCAAGGCGACTATTTTGAAATGTCCCAGAGCACCAATGAACTGCCCCGGCTGGTACGGGCGGTGAACGCCGTTCAAAGCGAGGTGCGCCAGACCAAAGTGATTGAGGTAACGGCCAATAAATACTTTTACCCCTTGCTGGCGGCGCTTCTGCTTATTGTCTTGGATGTATTGTGGACCCTACAAGTATTGCGCATATGA
- a CDS encoding tetratricopeptide repeat protein, with the protein MNLWWLVLLFTLLPFDGLQRIRLRNDYALQAEAAFQKKQYQQAAFLFEKVKKAEGNAVSYSVQLNLAHSYFQIHDYSRATPLYRQIFQKSNPAQQAMINTQLAVIEAEEGNYTKALTLCKQALKLDETNQAARYNFELLQKYLLLHPEKQKSLPPPQRQQTQRGAGGRAQAGNTTTAPAQEGQNGPTPAPGQGEGQGTSPSNAAGQSPPQEQVQGNEPGNTRGRSSDGAGNTAPNAANKGSNQAAGGQDALLQTRFERLSKMKLTPEKARQLLDAMRQEETQYLQQLPNKKPRVKKQSGPDW; encoded by the coding sequence ATGAATCTTTGGTGGCTGGTCTTACTTTTCACGCTGCTGCCTTTTGACGGCCTGCAGCGTATTCGCCTCAGGAACGATTATGCCCTGCAGGCAGAGGCGGCTTTCCAGAAAAAACAGTATCAGCAGGCGGCCTTTTTGTTTGAAAAAGTAAAGAAGGCCGAAGGCAACGCCGTCTCTTACTCGGTGCAACTGAACCTGGCCCACTCCTACTTTCAAATACACGATTATAGCCGGGCAACCCCGCTGTACCGCCAGATTTTCCAGAAATCCAACCCGGCCCAGCAGGCTATGATCAATACCCAGTTGGCCGTCATAGAAGCAGAAGAAGGCAATTACACCAAAGCTCTCACTCTCTGCAAGCAGGCCCTTAAACTGGATGAAACCAACCAAGCGGCTCGCTATAATTTTGAGCTCTTGCAGAAATACTTGCTGCTGCACCCAGAAAAACAGAAAAGCCTGCCTCCGCCGCAGAGGCAACAAACCCAAAGAGGTGCCGGCGGGCGTGCACAGGCCGGTAATACCACCACCGCGCCCGCGCAAGAAGGCCAGAACGGTCCCACCCCTGCCCCGGGCCAAGGCGAAGGACAGGGTACTTCTCCCTCTAATGCCGCCGGCCAGAGCCCCCCGCAGGAACAGGTGCAGGGCAATGAGCCGGGCAATACGCGCGGCCGATCAAGTGATGGTGCAGGTAACACGGCGCCAAACGCAGCTAACAAAGGCAGCAACCAGGCCGCTGGCGGTCAGGATGCGCTGCTCCAGACGCGTTTTGAGCGCTTGTCTAAAATGAAACTGACCCCAGAAAAGGCCCGCCAGCTGCTGGATGCCATGCGCCAGGAAGAAACTCAATACCTGCAGCAGCTGCCCAACAAGAAGCCACGCGTCAAAAAACAATCAGGACCGGATTGGTAA
- a CDS encoding acetyl-CoA C-acyltransferase, giving the protein MQTKEVYVISAVRTPIGSFGGVLSSLTAPQLGAIAIKGAVEKAGIDKSKVQEVIMGNVLSANVGQAPARQAAIYAGLGYEVECTTVNKVCASGTKAIMFAAQAIMLGHKDVIVAGGMESMSNVPYYLDKARFGAKMGHGQMIDGLVKDGLWDVYNDYHMGSAAENTAKEMGITREMQDEYAISSYRKSAEAAKGGFMKDEIVPVEIPQRGKDPIVVTEDEEYSKVNFDKIPGLRPVFDKEGTITAANASTLNDGAAAVLLMSKEMAEELGVKPIAKIRGFADAEQEPKWFTTSPALAIPKALKVSGVEASDVDFYEINEAFSVVSLANNQKLGLEGSNVNVYGGAVSLGHPLGASGARIVTTLINVLNKKDGKIGVAGICNGGGGASAIVVERI; this is encoded by the coding sequence ATGCAAACCAAAGAAGTATATGTGATTTCTGCCGTGCGTACTCCTATTGGGAGTTTTGGTGGAGTATTGTCTAGCCTGACTGCCCCTCAACTGGGTGCCATTGCCATTAAAGGTGCTGTGGAGAAGGCGGGCATTGACAAAAGCAAAGTACAAGAGGTGATCATGGGCAACGTACTGTCTGCCAATGTTGGTCAGGCCCCTGCCCGCCAGGCCGCTATCTATGCTGGTCTTGGCTATGAAGTAGAATGTACTACTGTTAATAAAGTTTGTGCTTCAGGTACTAAAGCGATCATGTTTGCCGCGCAGGCCATCATGCTGGGTCACAAAGACGTAATTGTGGCAGGCGGTATGGAAAGCATGTCCAATGTACCTTACTATTTGGATAAAGCACGTTTCGGGGCGAAGATGGGCCACGGCCAAATGATTGACGGCCTGGTGAAAGACGGCCTGTGGGATGTGTACAATGACTACCACATGGGTTCTGCCGCTGAGAACACGGCCAAGGAAATGGGAATCACGCGTGAGATGCAAGATGAGTACGCCATCAGCTCTTACCGTAAATCTGCCGAGGCGGCCAAAGGCGGTTTCATGAAAGACGAAATCGTTCCGGTAGAAATTCCGCAGCGCGGCAAAGACCCGATTGTGGTAACCGAGGATGAAGAATACTCCAAAGTGAACTTCGATAAAATCCCGGGCCTGCGTCCGGTGTTTGATAAGGAAGGCACCATTACCGCCGCCAACGCTTCTACCTTGAACGACGGTGCTGCCGCGGTTCTGTTGATGAGCAAAGAGATGGCCGAAGAACTGGGTGTGAAGCCTATCGCCAAGATTAGAGGCTTCGCGGATGCAGAGCAAGAGCCGAAGTGGTTCACTACCTCTCCTGCCCTGGCCATTCCTAAAGCGTTGAAAGTATCTGGCGTAGAAGCGTCTGACGTAGATTTTTATGAAATCAATGAAGCGTTTTCTGTAGTGTCTCTCGCTAACAACCAAAAGCTGGGTCTTGAAGGCTCAAATGTGAACGTGTACGGCGGAGCTGTTTCCTTGGGTCACCCACTGGGAGCATCGGGCGCGCGCATAGTCACTACCCTTATCAACGTGTTGAACAAAAAAGACGGAAAGATTGGCGTAGCTGGTATCTGTAACGGCGGCGGCGGGGCCTCAGCCATTGTAGTAGAGCGCATCTAG
- a CDS encoding toxin-antitoxin system YwqK family antitoxin codes for MKRFLSLSIFFLFFLLVGVSSGQAQTSRVVTYHDSLGTAVKEVYFIKTKPDTVLHGYYRKFYKSGELEAMVKVVEGQRDSLYTEFFLNGKPKLVIPYKNGKKNGILVAVYPNGNKSQEGQYVNDLQSGSFKTFYENGTLKQETTFKDGFPDGTVKEYYPNGKPKSEITYQRKVQSGPAKTFHPNGAVQSEAVYRNGMLEGSYKTYYDNGQLENETISDPRSKSAKFKSYYRSGKLLTEGSLKEGKPEGLSISYHENGQKRSSQTFVKGIRTGTAQIWNEKGQLEQEIKYTNNEKDRKVTRYHANGTVAAQEEWKENKKYGTWQEFYDNKQVKLIEPYKNGKVTGERLTYHDNGQPASKATYLNGKIISAEFTYYPSGKVKSETFYKDGLRYGTYKLLYENGKTQLAGTYRNNRENGTWVYFDENGKKTRTVEYKFGKIESDKKH; via the coding sequence ATGAAACGCTTCCTTTCCCTTTCTATTTTTTTCCTCTTTTTCCTGCTGGTGGGCGTATCCTCGGGCCAGGCCCAGACGTCGCGCGTGGTGACGTACCATGACTCCCTGGGCACGGCTGTCAAAGAAGTGTACTTCATCAAAACCAAACCAGACACCGTCCTGCATGGCTACTATCGCAAGTTTTACAAGTCCGGTGAGTTAGAGGCCATGGTGAAAGTGGTAGAGGGTCAGCGCGACAGTCTGTACACTGAGTTTTTCCTCAACGGCAAGCCCAAACTGGTCATCCCGTACAAAAACGGCAAGAAGAACGGCATCCTAGTGGCGGTATATCCTAACGGCAACAAGTCACAGGAAGGCCAATACGTCAATGACCTGCAGAGCGGCTCCTTTAAAACCTTCTATGAAAACGGCACCCTAAAACAGGAAACTACTTTTAAAGACGGCTTCCCAGACGGAACGGTCAAAGAATACTACCCTAATGGCAAGCCCAAGTCTGAGATTACCTACCAACGGAAAGTACAGAGCGGCCCGGCCAAAACGTTTCACCCCAATGGCGCGGTACAATCTGAGGCCGTGTACCGCAATGGCATGCTGGAAGGCAGCTACAAAACGTATTATGACAACGGCCAGCTGGAAAACGAAACCATCAGTGACCCCAGAAGCAAGTCGGCGAAGTTCAAAAGCTATTACCGCTCCGGCAAGCTCCTGACCGAGGGTTCTTTAAAGGAAGGCAAGCCCGAAGGATTGTCAATTTCTTACCATGAGAACGGGCAGAAGCGCAGTAGCCAGACCTTTGTGAAAGGCATACGCACCGGCACCGCCCAGATCTGGAACGAGAAAGGCCAACTAGAGCAGGAAATCAAGTACACCAACAATGAGAAGGACCGCAAAGTCACTCGGTATCATGCCAACGGTACCGTAGCCGCCCAGGAAGAGTGGAAAGAAAACAAGAAATACGGCACCTGGCAGGAGTTCTATGACAACAAGCAGGTGAAGCTCATAGAACCTTATAAAAACGGCAAGGTCACCGGCGAGCGGCTCACGTACCATGACAACGGCCAGCCGGCTTCCAAGGCCACGTACCTCAACGGCAAAATTATTTCCGCTGAGTTCACGTACTACCCATCTGGCAAAGTAAAGTCAGAGACGTTCTACAAAGACGGCCTACGGTACGGCACCTATAAACTCTTGTATGAAAACGGCAAAACCCAACTGGCCGGCACCTACCGCAACAACCGCGAAAACGGAACCTGGGTTTACTTTGACGAGAACGGCAAAAAAACCAGAACCGTGGAATACAAGTTCGGGAAGATAGAATCAGACAAGAAGCACTAA